The following are encoded in a window of Salvia miltiorrhiza cultivar Shanhuang (shh) unplaced genomic scaffold, IMPLAD_Smil_shh original_scaffold_462, whole genome shotgun sequence genomic DNA:
- the LOC131004839 gene encoding uncharacterized protein LOC131004839, producing the protein MALGLILGIGRTFRKKRASSLDILTSKRSPKGYYKGKNCKPTGFHTRKGGYVVVPEKLPNYVVPDLTGFKLKPYVSQCGIQASESSK; encoded by the exons ATGGCGTTAGGGCTGATATTGGGGATTGGGAGGACGTTCAGGAAGAAGCGAGCGTCGTCGCTCGATATTCTGACGTCGAAGAGGAGTCCTAAAGGCTATTACAAGGGCAAAAATTGCAAGCCCACCGGTTTCCACACTCGAAAAG GTGGTTATGTTGTGGTTCCTGAAAAGTTGCCAAACTACGTGGTGCCAGATTTGACGGGATTCAAG CTAAAGCCGTACGTATCACAGTGTGGAATACAGGCTTCCGAGTCATCTAAATGA